In Streptomyces puniciscabiei, a single genomic region encodes these proteins:
- a CDS encoding DUF5703 family protein has protein sequence MPEYEFVDVYVPRGVSRKEATRLLTDHAEYGHWELDRLSLLRDGSRRVRLRRRIIRQVRATW, from the coding sequence ATGCCGGAATACGAATTTGTCGACGTGTACGTGCCTCGCGGGGTGTCCCGCAAGGAGGCCACGCGTCTGCTGACGGACCATGCCGAGTACGGACACTGGGAGTTGGACCGACTGAGCCTGCTGCGCGACGGCAGCCGCAGGGTGCGGTTGCGCCGGCGGATCATCCGCCAGGTGCGTGCCACGTGGTGA